The sequence TCTATGAGCTTGACCTTTCCGCTCTCGTAGATAACGCTCCTCGGGAGCCTCGTGAGCTCTTCCGGTTTATACTTCAGCTCCATCACGACCACCCTAAAGGGTTTAAGGGAGAAGCTTAAAACTCGTTCGGTGGTGACTATGAGGATATTCATAACCGGCCCGGCAGGAGTTGGGAAGACAACGCTTGTGAGCAGAGTTGCCAGGGAAGTCGACCGCTGGGGCTACATCGTCGGCGGCATGATAACTCAAGAAGTAAGGGAGCGCGGTAGGAGAATGGGGTTCAAGATAACAGCCCTCGACACGGGTGAGGAGGGAACCCTCGCATGGGTCGGAAACGGCCGGCCAAGGATAGGAAAATACGTAGTCTATGTTGACGAGCTCAACCGCGTTGGCGTTTCCGCGATAAGGAGAGCCTTAATCGAGGCCGACCTAATCGTCATAGATGAAATCGGCCCGATGGAGTATATGAGCGATGAGTTTGTACGGATTGTGGGAGAAGTCCTGAAGTCAGAAAAGCCGCTTCTGGCAGTGGTTCACAGACGCTTTGCGGACAAGTTCAGACCACTTGGAAAACTCTACACACTGAGCGTCGAGAACAGAAACAGAGTCTTCACTGGGATAATGGATGAAGTTATGAAAGAGCTAAGGGAAGGTTAAAGGTTCACGGAGTCCTTGCAGTTCTCGCATACCCACTTTTCGTCGCCTTCGATGTAGACCCTGTAGAGCGAACCGTACTGGCCGCAGAGCTCGCAGATTCCATAGACGTCTGTCTCTGGCTCGGGCTCCTCCTCAGCCGCCTCCTCAGCTTCGCTGGCATAGGTATTGA comes from Thermococcus sp. LS1 and encodes:
- a CDS encoding NTPase, which gives rise to MRIFITGPAGVGKTTLVSRVAREVDRWGYIVGGMITQEVRERGRRMGFKITALDTGEEGTLAWVGNGRPRIGKYVVYVDELNRVGVSAIRRALIEADLIVIDEIGPMEYMSDEFVRIVGEVLKSEKPLLAVVHRRFADKFRPLGKLYTLSVENRNRVFTGIMDEVMKELREG